Proteins found in one Colletes latitarsis isolate SP2378_abdomen chromosome 8, iyColLati1, whole genome shotgun sequence genomic segment:
- the LOC143344452 gene encoding late secretory pathway protein AVL9 homolog isoform X1, with protein MAESVGPILHVIVVGFHHKKGCQVEYSFPPLVPGAPNECPPGWKYLPTLALPDGSHNYDEDTVYFHLPSLNDAKRTIYGISCFRQIPVEKLKNRTSDITRGTVQKSVCVLSTLPLYGHIQVKMALITHAYFDEGDFSKVSLLEDTYHHLNSCMSSESQIPPQLFVGLSARDFILQFRHKVLLLFKLLLLEKKIVFYQSPVQPLCAAILTLLSLYPGMIEHGLQQAAYVRPSRPMSPIPSFDEEEISINNIDNNVSSINSVKDNISDTLKEHVNGNSNKNSLCINDNKSVETIEDGFRNMTLQKNNNENENLNMKVIEVESVQECTESYTEENNSLYSGKPNEYVHRVQSVTTITLGATDTDNTLPRDTSNDALSDARLTNNITQIAHINPELCGLPLNLFMKGYLCLPYLSLPYLDLLADINVRGYIVGVTNILFKQKKQLIDVLVEVDNTRIETTDPELRRQLHLTTEDLRFADYIVRHVSEPRKDIFLDGVGWEGGDEWIRTQFRVYLLSMLRTSMQQDTRQSDHYNSAFIAAWRLTNNYKMWSSSNKPEINNIEPGHPFAGQLSVQDMKLRLSHTMQNTESGRKLNQAMASTGRAVATTGKAVGGAISQAKGAFSNWWSTLTTVQPPEEGKPDNQTPNIHQTFSTITNNTAIKDEEINVSTNNTNLGVVVE; from the exons ATGGCAGAATCTGTTGGACCAATACTTCACGTGATTGTAGTTGGATTTCATCACAAAAAAGGATGTCAA GTAGAATATTCATTTCCTCCCTTGGTACCTGGGGCTCCAAACGAATGTCCACCAGGCTGGAAATATTTGCCAACTCTTGCTTTACCAGACGGATCTCACAATTACGACGAAGATACAGTTTACTTCCATTTACCTAGTCTAAATGATGCAAAACGTACAATATATGGTATTTCATGTTTTAGACAAATCCCTGTTGAG aaattaaaaaatcgtacatCCGACATAACAAGGGGAACTGTACAAAAGTCTGTTTGCGTGTTAAGTACTTTACCATTGTATGGCCACATTCAAGTCAAAATGGCTTTAATAACACATGCGTACTTCGACGAAGGTGATTTTAGTAAAGTATCGTTATTGGAAGATACTTATCATCATCTTAATTCTTGTATGAGTAGCGAGAGTCAAATACCACCGCAACTCTTTGTCG GATTATCGGCAAGGGACTTTATTCTGCAATTTCGGCATAAAGTTCTTTTGTTGTTTAAACtacttttattagaaaaaaaaatagttttctaTCAATCACCGGTGCAACCATTATGCGCGGCGATATTAACGTTACTTTCGTTATATCCGGGTATGATTGAACATGGCTTGCAACAAGCTGCTTATGTTAG acCATCTAGACCCATGTCTCCTATTCCATCATTTGACGAAGAAGAAATATCAATAAATAATATTGATAATAATGTATCTTCTATCAATTCTGTTAAAGATAACATATCAGATACATTGAAAGAGCATGTTAATGGTAATTCCAATAAAAATTCATTGTGTATAAATGATAATAAGTCTGTCGAAACCATCGAGGATGGGTTCAGAAACATGACCttacaaaaaaataataatgaaaatgaaaatttaaatatGAAAGTAATCGAAGTCGAGTCCGTGCAAGAATGCACAGAGTCGTATACAGAGgaaaataattctttatatTCTGGGAAACCAAATGAATATGTACACAGAGTACAAAGCGTAACAACAATTACATTAGGCGCAACAGATACAGACaatacattaccgcgtgatacaAGCAATGACGCACTTTCAGATGCAcgtttaacaaataatattactcAAATTGCTCATATAAATCCAGAACTTTGTGGCTTACCTTTAAATCTGTTTATGAAG GGTTATCTATGTTTACCATATCTGTCCTTACCATATTTGGATCTCTTGGCAGATATTAATGTTAGAGGATACATAGTGGgagtaacaaatattttattcaaacaAAAAAAACAACTTATCGATGTATTGGTAGAG gtTGACAATACACGAATAGAAACAACTGATCCAGAATTGAGAAGGCAATTACATCTGACAACAGAGGATCTAAGATTTGCTGATTACATAGTTAGACATGTATCGGAACCGCGTAAAGATATTTTCTTGGATGGTGTAGGATGGGAAGGTGGCGACGAATGGATCAGAACACAATTTCGAGTCTATTTATTGAGTATGTTGCGAACATCTATGCAACAAGATACTCGTCAGTCCGATCACTATAACTCCGCATTTATTGCTGCTTGGCGTTTGACGAATAACTATAAAATGTGGAGTAGTTCAAACAAACCAGAAATCAATAATATAGAACCTGGTCATCCATTCGCAGGGCAGTTATCAGTGCAAGATATGAAATTACGATTATCACA TACAATGCAAAATACAGAAAGTGGTAGGAAGTTAAATCAAGCAATGGCATCAACCGGAAGAGCAGTTGCAACAACAGGAAAAGCTGTAG GTGGCGCGATTTCGCAGGCTAAAGGAGCTTTTTCTAATTGGTGGAGTACATTAACTACAGTTCAACCACCGGAGGAAGGGAAACCTGATAATCAAACTCCAAACATACATCAAACATTTTCAACGATAACTAACAACACTGCTATAAAAGACgaagaaataaatgtatctactAATAACACAAATCTAGGAGTTGTTGTAGAGTAA
- the LOC143344452 gene encoding late secretory pathway protein AVL9 homolog isoform X2 — MALITHAYFDEGDFSKVSLLEDTYHHLNSCMSSESQIPPQLFVGLSARDFILQFRHKVLLLFKLLLLEKKIVFYQSPVQPLCAAILTLLSLYPGMIEHGLQQAAYVRPSRPMSPIPSFDEEEISINNIDNNVSSINSVKDNISDTLKEHVNGNSNKNSLCINDNKSVETIEDGFRNMTLQKNNNENENLNMKVIEVESVQECTESYTEENNSLYSGKPNEYVHRVQSVTTITLGATDTDNTLPRDTSNDALSDARLTNNITQIAHINPELCGLPLNLFMKGYLCLPYLSLPYLDLLADINVRGYIVGVTNILFKQKKQLIDVLVEVDNTRIETTDPELRRQLHLTTEDLRFADYIVRHVSEPRKDIFLDGVGWEGGDEWIRTQFRVYLLSMLRTSMQQDTRQSDHYNSAFIAAWRLTNNYKMWSSSNKPEINNIEPGHPFAGQLSVQDMKLRLSHTMQNTESGRKLNQAMASTGRAVATTGKAVGGAISQAKGAFSNWWSTLTTVQPPEEGKPDNQTPNIHQTFSTITNNTAIKDEEINVSTNNTNLGVVVE, encoded by the exons ATGGCTTTAATAACACATGCGTACTTCGACGAAGGTGATTTTAGTAAAGTATCGTTATTGGAAGATACTTATCATCATCTTAATTCTTGTATGAGTAGCGAGAGTCAAATACCACCGCAACTCTTTGTCG GATTATCGGCAAGGGACTTTATTCTGCAATTTCGGCATAAAGTTCTTTTGTTGTTTAAACtacttttattagaaaaaaaaatagttttctaTCAATCACCGGTGCAACCATTATGCGCGGCGATATTAACGTTACTTTCGTTATATCCGGGTATGATTGAACATGGCTTGCAACAAGCTGCTTATGTTAG acCATCTAGACCCATGTCTCCTATTCCATCATTTGACGAAGAAGAAATATCAATAAATAATATTGATAATAATGTATCTTCTATCAATTCTGTTAAAGATAACATATCAGATACATTGAAAGAGCATGTTAATGGTAATTCCAATAAAAATTCATTGTGTATAAATGATAATAAGTCTGTCGAAACCATCGAGGATGGGTTCAGAAACATGACCttacaaaaaaataataatgaaaatgaaaatttaaatatGAAAGTAATCGAAGTCGAGTCCGTGCAAGAATGCACAGAGTCGTATACAGAGgaaaataattctttatatTCTGGGAAACCAAATGAATATGTACACAGAGTACAAAGCGTAACAACAATTACATTAGGCGCAACAGATACAGACaatacattaccgcgtgatacaAGCAATGACGCACTTTCAGATGCAcgtttaacaaataatattactcAAATTGCTCATATAAATCCAGAACTTTGTGGCTTACCTTTAAATCTGTTTATGAAG GGTTATCTATGTTTACCATATCTGTCCTTACCATATTTGGATCTCTTGGCAGATATTAATGTTAGAGGATACATAGTGGgagtaacaaatattttattcaaacaAAAAAAACAACTTATCGATGTATTGGTAGAG gtTGACAATACACGAATAGAAACAACTGATCCAGAATTGAGAAGGCAATTACATCTGACAACAGAGGATCTAAGATTTGCTGATTACATAGTTAGACATGTATCGGAACCGCGTAAAGATATTTTCTTGGATGGTGTAGGATGGGAAGGTGGCGACGAATGGATCAGAACACAATTTCGAGTCTATTTATTGAGTATGTTGCGAACATCTATGCAACAAGATACTCGTCAGTCCGATCACTATAACTCCGCATTTATTGCTGCTTGGCGTTTGACGAATAACTATAAAATGTGGAGTAGTTCAAACAAACCAGAAATCAATAATATAGAACCTGGTCATCCATTCGCAGGGCAGTTATCAGTGCAAGATATGAAATTACGATTATCACA TACAATGCAAAATACAGAAAGTGGTAGGAAGTTAAATCAAGCAATGGCATCAACCGGAAGAGCAGTTGCAACAACAGGAAAAGCTGTAG GTGGCGCGATTTCGCAGGCTAAAGGAGCTTTTTCTAATTGGTGGAGTACATTAACTACAGTTCAACCACCGGAGGAAGGGAAACCTGATAATCAAACTCCAAACATACATCAAACATTTTCAACGATAACTAACAACACTGCTATAAAAGACgaagaaataaatgtatctactAATAACACAAATCTAGGAGTTGTTGTAGAGTAA